A part of Bacteroidales bacterium genomic DNA contains:
- a CDS encoding GTP-binding protein, with protein MAKEKFERTKPHVNIGTIGHIDHGKTTLTSAITLILSEKGLAQYRSFDSIDNAPEEKERGITINTAHVEYETANRHYAHIDCPGHAD; from the coding sequence ATGGCAAAAGAAAAATTCGAACGCACAAAACCGCATGTGAACATTGGTACCATTGGTCATATCGATCATGGTAAAACCACATTAACATCAGCTATAACCCTTATATTATCCGAGAAGGGATTAGCACAGTATCGTTCATTTGATTCTATTGACAATGCACCAGAAGAAAAAGAAAGAGGTATAACAATTAACACTGCACATGTTGAGTATGAAACAGCCAATAGACACTATGCACACATTGACTGTCCTGGTCATGCTGACT
- the raiA gene encoding ribosome-associated translation inhibitor RaiA, with protein MKVKISSLHFKAGQEIENYVTEKIKKLSSYYEKILESEVILKESKSGDQQDKIIEIKLLVPGNDLFVKKQCKTFQEATDLAVDALKKQLERHKERKK; from the coding sequence ATGAAAGTTAAAATCAGTTCTCTCCATTTCAAAGCAGGTCAAGAAATCGAAAATTATGTAACTGAAAAAATTAAAAAACTAAGTTCTTACTATGAAAAAATACTTGAATCAGAGGTGATTTTAAAAGAATCAAAATCTGGAGATCAGCAAGACAAAATTATTGAAATAAAACTTCTCGTTCCTGGCAATGATTTATTTGTCAAAAAACAGTGCAAAACGTTTCAAGAAGCGACCGATCTTGCTGTGGATGCTTTAAAAAAGCAACTAGAAAGGCACAAGGAAAGAAAAAAATAA
- a CDS encoding tyrosine-type recombinase/integrase, with amino-acid sequence MYIELFIAYLEKQKRYSAHTIKAYRNDLIQFQEYVNKNYPHINLSHIHPTIIRSWFSELAMSGISTRTLKRKKTVLQSFYKYLIKSNIAEKNPLFNVQNFKLSKNLPHFIQKDQMSFIASFPFKDISSFPTIRDMMIIKTLYATGMRVSEITNLRTDDLDEARRIVRVKGKRNKERFIPIHDSLIEEIKIYKQRKKDFFGEKQIPDWFFLTDKGQKVYPRMVYRIVSDFLSTYTKSTKKNPHVLRHTFATHLLQEGADLNSIKELLGHANLSATQIYTHTNITYLKQMYEKFHPKS; translated from the coding sequence ATGTATATTGAATTATTTATTGCATATCTTGAAAAACAAAAGCGATATTCTGCTCATACTATTAAAGCGTATAGAAATGATCTTATTCAATTCCAAGAATATGTTAATAAAAATTACCCCCACATAAATTTATCTCATATACATCCGACCATTATCCGATCATGGTTTAGTGAACTAGCCATGAGTGGAATCTCTACTAGAACGCTGAAAAGAAAAAAAACTGTCTTGCAAAGTTTTTATAAATATTTAATAAAATCTAATATTGCTGAAAAAAATCCTTTGTTTAACGTACAAAACTTTAAGCTATCAAAAAATCTTCCTCATTTTATTCAAAAAGATCAGATGTCTTTCATTGCTTCATTCCCTTTTAAAGACATTTCTTCATTCCCTACAATTCGCGACATGATGATTATCAAAACCCTTTACGCTACAGGAATGCGTGTTTCTGAGATTACAAACTTAAGAACTGACGACTTAGATGAAGCAAGACGTATTGTTCGAGTCAAAGGTAAAAGAAACAAGGAAAGATTTATACCCATTCATGATAGTCTTATCGAAGAAATTAAAATTTACAAGCAAAGAAAAAAAGACTTTTTTGGGGAAAAACAAATTCCAGATTGGTTTTTTTTAACAGACAAAGGGCAAAAAGTCTATCCTCGAATGGTTTACAGAATTGTATCCGACTTCCTAAGTACTTATACCAAATCAACTAAAAAGAATCCACACGTTTTAAGGCACACTTTTGCTACTCATCTTCTACAGGAAGGAGCAGATTTAAACTCTATAAAAGAACTTTTGGGACATGCTAATCTTAGCGCAACCCAGATTTATACTCACACGAACATTACATATTTAAAGCAAATGTACGAAAAATTTCATCCAAAATCATAG
- the rpsU gene encoding 30S ribosomal protein S21, translated as MIIVQLKEGDTIDKALKKLKRRFEKTGLSRELRKRQHYIKPSERRREARARALFIQRLMSSQTHN; from the coding sequence ATGATAATCGTTCAGTTAAAAGAAGGTGACACCATTGATAAGGCCCTAAAAAAGCTCAAAAGAAGATTTGAAAAAACAGGTCTATCCAGAGAATTACGTAAAAGGCAACATTATATTAAACCTTCAGAAAGAAGAAGGGAAGCAAGAGCACGTGCGCTTTTTATTCAAAGACTAATGTCTTCTCAAACCCATAATTAA
- a CDS encoding tetratricopeptide repeat protein: protein MKTVFLIFYLLGAYFLYAQNPLVVSAYNYLKQGRLDKALESIEPTISHPQTMNQPKTWLYRGNIYLAIALSKEEKYNKLVVNPLDSAFISYSKCIQLDPEFAFPTVNPPSPKMGLQYIAEEYYNKGVELYNGRNYTEAMKFFEKSKKTNAIIQNQRDTLSTYLISLCALNLKDTALAIKNLNELTLKMKFKNLQPYLILSSIYLEKNDTINAKKIINLGRNLFPDSLPMLITEINYYLKSNNIAKAQDILQKAIEKDPKNPTLYFAIGANYGKLLSNIQNEQDKNKFIEEAIKAYEKALELKPDYYDVLYNLGALYHNLGAEAYELANNLPVNASEEEFENARKKYINYWEKAIPYLEKAYQINPNDFQLVDTLYRLYSKLNMVDKASKMKQIRDSMKN from the coding sequence ATGAAAACAGTTTTTTTGATATTTTATTTATTAGGGGCCTATTTTTTATATGCCCAGAATCCCTTGGTGGTTAGTGCATATAATTATCTTAAACAGGGTAGACTTGATAAGGCTCTTGAAAGTATCGAACCTACTATCAGTCATCCTCAGACAATGAATCAACCCAAAACATGGCTCTACCGAGGAAACATTTATCTTGCTATAGCATTATCCAAAGAAGAAAAGTATAATAAGCTTGTTGTTAATCCGTTAGATTCAGCCTTTATTAGTTACAGCAAATGTATTCAACTTGATCCTGAATTTGCTTTCCCAACTGTAAATCCTCCATCTCCAAAGATGGGTTTGCAATACATAGCGGAAGAATATTATAACAAAGGTGTAGAATTATACAATGGAAGAAATTACACAGAAGCCATGAAATTTTTTGAAAAATCAAAAAAAACCAATGCTATCATTCAAAACCAGCGTGATACCCTTTCAACTTACTTAATAAGTTTATGTGCTTTAAATTTGAAAGACACAGCCTTGGCCATTAAGAATCTCAATGAATTAACTTTGAAAATGAAATTTAAAAACTTACAACCTTATCTTATCTTATCCAGTATATACTTGGAAAAAAACGATACGATCAATGCAAAAAAAATTATCAACTTGGGTCGAAATCTTTTTCCAGATTCACTTCCTATGTTAATCACAGAAATTAACTATTACCTTAAATCCAACAATATAGCTAAAGCTCAAGATATCCTTCAGAAAGCTATTGAAAAAGATCCCAAAAATCCCACATTATATTTTGCCATTGGTGCAAATTATGGCAAATTATTATCCAATATCCAAAATGAGCAAGATAAAAACAAATTTATTGAAGAAGCCATCAAAGCCTACGAAAAGGCTCTTGAATTGAAACCAGACTATTACGATGTTCTTTACAATTTGGGAGCTCTTTACCACAACTTAGGAGCTGAAGCATATGAGCTTGCCAACAATCTTCCTGTTAATGCTTCAGAAGAAGAATTTGAGAACGCAAGAAAAAAATATATCAATTACTGGGAAAAAGCAATACCTTACCTGGAAAAAGCTTATCAAATTAATCCAAACGATTTCCAGCTCGTCGACACCCTTTACAGACTTTATTCTAAGCTCAATATGGTTGACAAAGCATCAAAGATGAAACAAATTAGGGATTCGATGAAAAATTAA